A genomic region of Melopsittacus undulatus isolate bMelUnd1 chromosome 5, bMelUnd1.mat.Z, whole genome shotgun sequence contains the following coding sequences:
- the BTG1 gene encoding protein BTG1: MHPALYTRASMIREIAAAVGFISKFLRTKGLMNERQLQTFSQSLQELLAEHYKHHWFPEKPCKGSGYRCIRINHKMDPLIGQAAQRIGLSSQELFQLLPSELTLWVDPYEVSYRIGEDGSICVLYEAAPAGGSQNNTNMQMVDSRISCKEELLLGRTSPSKSYNMMTVSG, encoded by the exons aTGCATCCCGCCCTGTACACCCGGGCCAGCATGATACGCGAGATCGCCGCGGCCGTGGGCTTCATCTCCAAGTTCTTGCGGACCAAGGGGCTGATGAACGAGCGGCAGCTGCAGACCTTCAGCCAgagcctgcaggagctgctggcag aacaTTATAAACACCACTGGTTCCCAGAAAAGCCATGCAAGGGATCAGGTTACCGATGTATCCGGATCAACCATAAAATGGATCCTCTCATTGGACAGGCAGCACAGCGGATTGGATTGAGCAGTCAGGAACTGTTCCAGCTTCTTCCCAGCGAACTCACTCTATGGGTTGACCCGTATGAAGTGTCCTATCGTATTGGAGAGGATGGCTCCATCTGTGTGCTGTATGAAGCTGCACCAGCAGGAGGTAGCCAAAATAACACCAACATGCAGATGGTAGACAGCAGAATAAGCTGTAAGGAGGAACTTCTCTTGGGCAGAACTAGCCCTTCCAAAAGCTACAATATGATGACTGTATCAGGTTAA